The genomic window GTGCTCGGCGACGAAGTAGATCGGGCGCGCCTTCAGCTCGGAGAGGATCTTGCCGATATATTCGCCGACGATGCCGATCATGATGAGCTGCACGCCGCCGATGGTCATCAGGCCGACCACGAGCGAGGGATAGCCGGGCACCTGCTTGCCGGTCGTGAAGACCTCCCAGAGGATGGAGAGGCCGAACAGGAAGGCGATACCGGCAAGAGCCGCGCCGAGCAGGCTGGCGAAGCGCAGCGGTGCCACCGAGAACGAGGTCAGGCCCTCGATCGACAGGCCGAGCAGGCGAGCGGCGTTGAAGGTGGTGACGCCATGGGCGCGCGGCGCCGGTTCGTAGTCGACGCGGATCTGGCGGAAGCCGATCCAGCTGGCCAGTCCTTTGAAGAAGCGGTTGCGCTCCGGCAGCTGCCTCAGCGCTGCGACCGCGCGCGGTGAGAGCAGGCGGAAGTCACCGGCGTCCTCGGGAATCTTCTGCCGTGCGCCCCAATTGATCAGCGCGTAGAAGCCGTGCACGGCGAGCCGCCGCAGGAAAGGCTCGTTGTCGCGATGCGCCTTGGCGGTATAGACGACGTCGTAGCCGTCTTCGATCCAGTGCTGCACCAGCTGCTCGACCAGGGCCGGCGGATGCTGGCCGTCGCCGTCCATGAACATGACGGCGCCGAGCCGCGCATGGTCGAGGCCGGCCATCAGCGCCGCCTCTTTGCCGAAATTGCGCGACAGCGAGACCACCTGGACGCCGATCGCGTCGGCCGGCAGGCTGCGGGCGATCGACAGCGTCGCATCCGCGCTGCCGTCGTCGACATAGACGACCTCGCAAGCAAGGCGATAGCGCTGCCGCAAGGTCTTCGCGAGCTCGCAAATCCTCTGATGCAGGGCGGCGAGGCCCGCCGCCTCGTTGTAGACGGGGACGACAATCGACAGCCCCTTCGCGGCGGCGCTGGCCGCTGTGGTCGTCATGCCGGAAACGTCAGAGCCCAGCGTCATCGATCAAGGTTCCAGAGGCGTTTAGGTCTTCTCAACCGCATATGGTAGCAGCCGTTTGCTGTCGCTACGCTGAACAAAGCTAGGGCTCACCGCCCCAGGAACGCTTCGAGCTTGGCGAACAGCGGGTTCTCCCGGTCGAACACGTAGTCGAGCGAAACCACCGAGACGGTCTCGGCGCCATGCTCGCGCAGGAAGCTCGCCAGCGCATAGAGCTGCCCCGGGGGGCAGTGCAGCGTCAGCATGCCTGACGAGGTCGGTCCGCCAAATGGGGCCTCCACGCCGAACCGGCTGTGGGCCTCGCCGAGCAGGGCGGCGTCGCACTGCCGGAAGCGGGTGCGGACCTCGCGGTATTTGTTGGCCCGCGCCCGCGCCGCAATGTGATCGAGGATGACGCGCGCGGTCTCGCGCGCCTGCGGCGACCAGTCGGCCTCCTTCGAGGCGACCAGATTGGCCTGGCTGCGCAGGATCACGCCGTCGTCGAGCACCCGCAAGCCATTGGCGGCGAGCGTTGCACCGGTCGTGGTGATGTCGACGATCAGCTCGGCGCTGCCGGCCGCGGGCGCGCCTTCGGTCGCGCCGGCGCTTTCGACGGTGCGGTAGTCGGTGATGCCGTGGCTCTGGAAGAAGGCGCGGGTCAGATTGATGAACTTGGTCGCGACCCGCATCCGCATGTGATGCTGCTCGCGAAAGCCGGTGGTGACGTCGTCGAGGTCGGCCATGGTGCGGACGTCGATCCACGCCTGCGGCACCGCGACGACGACATCGGCATAGCCGAAGCCGAGCCCCTCGATCAGCGACACGCGCTTGTCGGCATCAGCGATGTTCTCGCGCACCAGGTCTTCGCCGGTGACGCCGAGATGCGCGAAACCGCGGGACAGTTGCGAGGCGATCTCGCTCGCCGAGAGATAGGCGACCTCGACATTGTCGAGGCCCGCGATGGTGCCGCGATAGTCGCGGGCACCGCCGGCCTTCGACAGCTTGAGCCCGGCGCGGGCGAAGAAGGCTTCGGTGTTTTCCTGCAGGCGGCCCTTGGAGGGAACGGCCAGAACGAATGGCGCGCTCATGACTTAAGCTCCCACCTTGCGGCCGATCTTGGTCAGCGCGTCCACCCAGACCGAGAAGCCGACCGCAGGGATCGGCTGCGCTGAGCCGAGCTGGGTCATCAGCCCATCATAGCGGCCGCCGGCGACCAGCGGCTCGGCGCCATTACCCCTGTGATGCAATTCGAACTCGAAGCCGGTGTAATAGTCGAGCCCGCGTCCGAACGCGGTCGAGAAGCGCGTCAGCTTCACGTCGATGCCGCGCGCCGCCATGAAGCCGACCCGGCTCTCGAGCTGGTCGATCGCAGCCGTGAGATCGAGCTTGGCATCGGTGGTCAGTGCGCGCAGCTCTGCGATGGCATCGTCGGGATTGCCTGCGATCGACAGGAAGCGTTTGAGCACGGTGATCGCCTCGCGCGGCAGCGCGCCACCCTTCAGCGTCGATTGCTCGAGGAAGCGGTCGGCGATCTCGGCCGTGGTGCGGCCGCCGACATTGGTGGTGCCGGCGATCGACATCAAATCGGTGACGAAGGCGAGCGCTGCCTTGCGATCGGAGCCGGCCAGCGCGGCGAGCACGCCCTCATATTCGCTGCGGGTCGCGGTGGCCGCGGCCGCCAGCCGCTCCAGATCCTGCTCCAGGCTGATCTTGCGGTTGAAATCCTTGACCAGCCGGCGGCGCCAGACTGGATAGAGATCGAGCGCATCGAGCAGGGCGTTGAACAACGCGACGTCGCCGGTGCGGATCTCGACGTCGCCGACTCCGAAGGCGGCGGTCGCCTCCAGCGCCAGCGCCAGCATCTCGGCATCCGCCGCGGCGCGGTCCTGACGGCCGAAGGATTCGATGCCGGCTTGCAGGAATTCGCTGGCCTGGCCGCTGCGGTAGCGGAACACCGGGCCGAGATAGCTGAACCCGGCCGCCTGGCCGGCACGGGCAGAGGCGAGGTAATCGCGCGCCACTGGAATGGTCAGGTCCGGGCGCAGGCAGAGCTCCTCGCCCGTGAGGTCCGTGGTCAGGTAGAGGCTCTTGCGGATGTCTTCGCCCGAGAGGTCCAGGAACGGCTCGGCCGGCTGCAGGATGGCGGGCTCGGCCCTGACATAGCCCGCCTGCGCGAACGACAAGAGCAGCGTGTCCGCCCAGGCGGCGGAGCCGGCAGCATTTGAGGTGGCAGTCGCGGTCATAACAGGGTCCATCGTCCCGGTGGAACCGGGCAGGCAAGGGGAAGGCAACAGAATTGGCGCAGCCCTTAGCATGGCCGGAAAGCGGTTTCGACCTCCAAAGGATCAATCGCTTAACGGCCGGGCAATTCATCGTTTCATCGTCAGGCCGACGGAAGCTAGCCAGTCTTGCCGCCCCAATCGCCCAGCACCGCCTGCACCAGCGCCAGGGCCGCCACCGCGGCGGTGTCGGCCCGCATGATCCGGGGGCCGAGCGCCAGCCGCAGGATCTTCGGCTGCCGCAGCAGCAGTGCCCGTTCCTCCGCGGCAAAGCCGCCTTCGGGGCCGATCAGCACGTCGATGCCTTGGTCGGCCTCGCGCGCGTTCTGTAGGCTCTGAATGGGGCTTTCGACCTCCGCCGCCTCATCGCAGAAGATCAGCAGCCGGCCCGCGGCGCGCTGGCTGAGGTACCGCTCCAGCGGCACCGGCTCGGCCACCGCGGCGATGCTGAGGATGCCGCATTGCTCGGCCGCTTCGACGACGTTGGCGCGCATCCGTTCGGTGTTGACCCGGGAGGCCTGGGTGAACCGGGTCAGGACCGGCTGAAGCGTGGCGGCGCCCATCTCGATGGCCTTCTGCACCATGTAGTCGAGCCGGGCATGTTTGAGCGGGGCGAAAATGTAGGCGAGGTCGGGCAGTCGGTCCTGGGGCCGGGTCTGCTGGAGGATGACGAGGCCGTCCGGCCGCTTGCGGCCTTCGATGGCAGCTTGCCACTCGCCGTCGCTGCCGTTGAAAGCCAAAACCTCGGCCCCGGCGGCAAGCCGCAGCACATTGCCAAGATAGTTGCTCTGGTCGCGGTCGAGCAGGACCCTGGCGTCCTGGGCCAAGGGAGCGTCGACGAACAGGCGAGGGGCGCGAAAATCGTGGGAAGGCATCGTTCGAAGGTCCGATTTATCGCCGTTCTTAACCGAAAGCCGCCATTTCGGGGGTAAATATTGCCAAACTGGTGCGTCCCAGCGCCGCGCTCTTGCCCTATTCCACGGGTTGTTAAGCGCCGGTGGGAATCGTAGAAACGCGAACACGCTGGTTGCGCTTCCAATTGGGAAGACGCCGAAACCGTAAGCTCCTGCCGGAGAGACTATCTTGATGATCCGTCATTTGATGGTTCCGATCACTGCCGCCATGGTCACGATGGGCGCCGCGGGCGCTGATGCGCAAAGCGCGTTCCCGGCGCCGCTGCCCAATCAGGCCGCGACCAGTTCCGCGTTTCCGCCCGTGAACGGTTCGGCGCCCGTCGCGTCCGTCGGCACCGCGCCGCAATCGTCCTTTCCCGTGAACGGCGCTGCGCCGATCGGCGGCGCCGGCGCCTTCAGTGCGGCCCCGCCGACGCAAGGCGGTCCCGGCGAGGACTGTATGAAAGCGTTCATTCCGCTCCGCGAGGAAGCCGAGAAGCGCGGCAAGCTGATCAAGGCCGCGAGCGACCGTCATGCGCCGCCGGACGAGGCCTGCAAGCTGATCGGCAACTTCAGCCAGGCTGAGCTGAAGATGATCAAATACATCGAGTCCCACGCCGCCAAATGCGGAATCCCGCCGCAGATCGGCGAGCAGATGAAGACCGGCCACAAGAACACCGAGACCATGCAGAAGAAGGTCTGCACGGTCGCGCAGCAGATGCAGCAGCAGCAGGCGCGCCCGGCCGGCCCATCGCTGAGCGAGGTGCTGGGTTCGGGCTCGGCGCCTGAAGCCAATGCCGGCAAGAAGGGCGGCAGCACCTTCGATACGCTCAATGGCAACGTCCTGACCCGATGAGCGATACATCCGCCCGCGTTGCCGATTCCACTGGCAACTGGGTCGATACGCGCGCGCCGCAATGGGCGCGGCCTTATTTGCGCTTGTCCCGCTTCGACCGTCCGATCGGCTCCTGGCTGCTGTTGATGCCGTGCTGGTGGTCGGCGGCGCTCGCCGCCGGCATCGCGCACGAGGTCCGCGGCCTGCCGCTCACCATCATCCTGTTCTTCATCGGCGCCTTCGTGATGCGTGGGGCCGGTTGCACCTGGAACGACATCACCGACCGCGACCTCGATGACAAGGTCGAGCGCACCCGCTCGCGGCCGCTGCCATCAGGGCAGGTGACCACGAAGCAGGCGCTGGTCTTCATGATCGCACAGGCGCTGATCGGTCTCCTCGTGCTGTTGCAGTTCAACCGCTTCGCGGTCCTGACCGGCATCGCCTCGCTGTTGATCGTCGCGATCTATCCCTTCATGAAGCGCATCACCTGGTGGCCGCAGATCGTGCTTGGGCTGGCCTTCTCCTGGGGCGCCCTGATGGGGTTTGCCGTCACGTTCGGACGCATCGACGTCACCGCGCTCGTGCTCTATGCCGGCGCAATCTCCTGGGTGATCGGCTATGACACGATCTACGCGCATCAGGACGCCGAGGACGACGCGCTGATCGGCATCAAGTCCACCGCGCGCCTGTTCGGCGCGCACACGCATCAGGCGCTGATCCTGTTCTACGGGCTCGCGGTGATGCTGATCGGCGTCGCGCTGGCCTCCGGCGATGCGCGCTGGCCGGCCTGGCTCGGGCTTACGGCCTTCGCCGTGCATCTGGCGTGGCAGATCGTGCGGTTGAGAATCCACGATCCCGAGCTCTGCCTGCGCCTGTTCAAGTCGAACCGCGATGCAGGCTTGCTGCTGTTTGCGGGATTGCTCGCGGACGCGGTGATGCGGGCTGCGTAGCTCTCGTAGGGTGGGCAAAGGCGCCCTTGCGCCGTGCCCACCATGTTTCCGAGACTGGGATAGAAGAGGTGGGCACGCTTTCGCTTTGCCCACCCTACGGCACCTTTAATTCCTTGCGATGATCTCGCGTTCGCCGCGATGGACGGAAAGCTCGCGTGCGATGCCGGTGCGCCGGCGCATCAAAAATTTCGGGCGGCGGGCGCGGATCGCGTTGGTGCGGCGGCGACGCGGTGCGGGTTTGCGTGCGTCTTCGTCGAGCTGCGGCAGCGCAAAGATCTCGCTCCAGATCGCCCAGGCTTCAGTGAGCTCGTCGCCATCGGCGCCGACCAGCAGCGGAACGGAGAGCGAGGGATCGCGATGCACGAGGATAAGGGCCTGCGCCTCGTCGTTGCCGCGGAGCGCGACACCGGTGAAGTCGCTGACGCGGACGTTGATCGCCATTTGCATGCCGCGAACGGCACGACGCAGCACCACACGCTCACGATGAAGCTCGATCTGCCTGACATGTCCGTCGGCGCGCGGATCGTGCGCATCGAAGCGAACCGGTAGGGAAAGAGGGTCGAGCCGCAAGGAGCGGCTCGACCCGGCGGGAGTGACCCCGCTTGTTGCTGTTTGACGCCTCACGGCTTTAGTTCTCCCCGCCGGGATTATGTTCCCGGTCGATGCGAGGACCTTAGCGCGCGCCTTTCCCAAACCGCTTAAAAAGGCTGGTTAACCCACCGTCACTGCTGCTCATGATTGACAAGACCTTGGCGCGCATGATTGACGAGACGTTGCGCCGAAGTCGCGAATCTGAGCTTTTGGCGGGCTGAAAATGCTTGAAGTCCGCGCTATCAGGGCACATCTGTGGGTTCCAGTCCCGAACCCCCGCCCCAACAGGATTTCGTTCGTGAACTCTTCACCATCCGCAAGCTCGACGCTTTCGACCTCAGCCAATCGCGACCTGTTCGATCAGTCCGCGCTCTCCGATCTCGCGCAGCGACTGGTCGAGGCGGCCAAGCGCGCCGGCGCCGATGCGGCCGATGCGGTCGCAGTGCGTGGCGTCTCGCAGGGCGTCGAGGTGCGCGACGGCCGCGTCGAGGAATCCGAGCGGTCCGAGGGCGACGATGTCGGCCTGCGCGTTCTGGTCGGCCAGCGCCAGGCGGTGGTCTCGACCAACGACGTCAGTGGCGATGCCGTGACCAAGCTCGCCGAACGCGCGGTGGCGATGGCGCGTGTTGCGCCCGACGACAAATATGTCGGCCTCGCCGATCCCGCGCTGCTCGCGCGCGACTTCCCCGATCTCGACCTGCTCGATTCCGACGTGCCCACGACATCAGAGCTCGAGCGCCGCGCGCTTGCGGCCGAAGCTGCCGCGCTCGGCGTCAAGGGCGTGACCAAATCCGGCGGCGCCTCGGCTTCTGCCGGCATCGGCGGCATGGTGCTCGTCACCTCTACCGGCTTCCACGGCTCTTACTTGCGCTCCAGCCAGGGCATCTCCGCGACCGCCATATCGGGCGAAGGCACCAGCATGGAGCGCGACTACGACTTCACTTCGGCGCCGCACGGCGCCGATCTGCTGTCGCCGGAAGCCGTCGGCCGTTCCGCCGGCGAGCGCACCGTAGCGCGCTACAATCCGCGCAAGGTCGAGACCTGCAAGGTGCCCGTCGTGCTCGATCCGCGCGTTGCGGGCTCCCTGGTCGGCCATCTCGTCGGCGCCATCAACGGCGCCTCGATCGCGCGCAAGACCAGCTTTTTGAAGGACAAGCTCGGCCAGCAGCTGTTCGCGAAGAACATCCGCATCGTCGACGATCCCTTGCGCAAGCGCGGTCTGCGCTCGCAGACGTTTGATGCCGAAGGCGTCGCGGTGAAGAAGACCGCGCTCGTCGACGAGGGCGTGCTGACGACCTGGCTGCTCGACTGCGCCACCGCGCGCGAGCTCGGCCTCACCACCACCGGCCACGCCCATCGCGGCGTCTCCTCCTCGCCCTCGCCCGGGCCGTACAACCTGCATCTCGAAGCCGGAACGCCGACACCGGCCGAGCTGATCGCCGACATCAGCCAAGGCTTCTACGTCACCGACCTGATCGGCTCCGGCGTCAACGGCGTCACCGGCGATTACAGCCGCGGCGCCTCCGGCTTCTGGATCGAGAACGGCGAGATCACCTATCCCGTCAGCGAGGTGACGATCGCCGGCCATCTGTTCGAGATCTTCAAGTCGATGCAGCCGGCGAACAATCTCGAGTTCCGCTACGGCATCAATGCGCCGACGGTGCGCATCGAGGGTCTGACGCTTGGCGGACGTTGACGCGCAATCCCTGGACGCGACCATCCTGACGCGCGATGCGGCGCTGCTGAAGGACGCGGTGCGGGACGCAGGCGCGCTGGCGCAATCGATGTTCCGCACCGAGCTGAAGAAGTGGATCAAGGGCGTATCCTCGCCGGTGTCCGAAGCCGATATCGCGGTCAACGATCTGCTCGAAGCGCGCTTGCGTGCTGCGAGGCCCGATTATGGCTGGCTGTCCGAGGAGAGCGCCGACGATGCGGCACGGCTGTCGCGGCGGCTGACCTGGATCGTCGATCCCATCGACGGCACGCGCAATTATCTGGGCGGCCATGACGATTGGTGCGTCAGCGTCGCGCTGGTCGAGGACGCCTCGCCGGTGCTTGCCGCGGTTTTCGCGCCGTCGCGCGATGAGTTCTTCTTCGCGGTCCGCAGCGAGGGCACGACGCTCAACGGCGAGCCGGTACAGACGACGTCCGGGTCCGAGCTCGACTTCGCACGCGTCGCCGGCCCGAAGCCGCTGGTCGAGCGGCTGAAGCCCTCGCTTGGCGAAATCAAGCTGCATCCGCGAATCGGCTCGCTCGCGCTGCGTCTGTGCCGGGTCGCCCACGGCGCGCTGGATGCGGCTTTTGCGGGCGGCAACAGCCATGATTGGGATCTTGCGGCGGCCGATTTGATCGTGCAGGAAGCGGATGGTAAGATGAGTGACCTCTCCGGAGAACCCATCCTCTATAACCGCCGGGAAGTGGCGCACGGGGTGCTGGTGGCAGCGGGACGCGATCGTCATGCGGGCATTGTCGCGCATTTTCGAAACCGCCCCTTAGCCTAAAGCGCTTTCGTCGTGCTTGTCGAACACTGCTTTGCCGGGCAGACCGTTAGGAAGAGAACCCATGCCAGATAGTGCCCCGCAACAACTGCTTCACCTCGTCATCGGTGGCGAGCTCGTCGATCTCGAGCACAATACCTTCAAGAACCTCGACGACGTCGACATCGTCGGCATCTATCCGAACTATGCCACCGCGCACGCGGCTTGGCGGGCCAAGGCGCAGAGCACGGTCGACAACGCGCAAATGCGCTATTTCATCGTCCATCTCCACCGGCTGCTCGACCCCAATCAAGAACCGGCGCGTTGAAAAAACTGCTTCGCAATACGCTGCGAAGCAGCTGGTTTCAGCGTGCCGTCGGGGTCCTGGCGGCCGAATATCTGCGTCTGGTCTGGTGGACCAACAAGTTCACGTTCGATCCGGCTGACGTCTATGACCTCGTCGAGCCGCAGATCCCGGCGATCTTCGCCTTCTGGCATGGCCAGCATTTTCTCACCCCCTTCATCAAGAACAAGGACTGGTACCAGGCCAAGGTGCTGATCTCCCGTCATCGCGACGGCGAGTTCAATGCCATCGCCGCCGAACGGCTCGGCATCGGCACCATCCGCGGTTCCGGCGACCATGGCGGCGCCTTCCACCGCAAGGGCGGGGTCGGCGCTTTCAAGGAAATGGTGCGGACGCTCCAGGACGGTTGTAATGTCGCGCTGACCGCCGATGTCCCCAAACGCTCGCGCGTGGCCGGGCTCGGCATCATCATGCTGGCACGGGAATCGGGGCGGCCGATCATGCCTTTCGCAATGGCGACCAGCCGCTTCATCCGGCTCAAGAACTGGGACCGCACCACCATCAATTTGCCATTCGGGCGCGGCGCATTGGTCGGAATCAAGGAGATCCACGTTCCGCCGGATGCCGACGCAGCCACTATGGAAGCGCTGCGGCTGGAGTTGGAGGAGACGTTGAACGAGGCGACCCGCCGCGCCTATGCGCAACTCGGCCGCCCGGGACCGGAAGATGTCTGACCCGCTGCCGATGACGCTGCGAATGTATCGCCGGCTGGCCTCCGGCCTGGTGCCGCTCGCGCCCGCGCTGATCAAGCGGCGATTGAAACAGGGCAAGGAGGATCCCGCGCGCGTCGGCGAGCGGCGGGGCTTGTCGCGGGACGTGCGGCCACATGGCCCGCTGGTCTGGATCCACGGCGCCAGCGTCGGCGAGGTTCTGGCCGCGGCGGCGCTGGTCGAACGGCTGCGCGATCTCAATCTGCGCATCCTGCTCACCTCCGGCACCGTCACCTCGGCGGCCGTGGTCGCGAAGCGCTTCCCGCCCGACGTCATCCATCAATACGTGCCGTATGATTCCCCGCGCTATGTCGCGCGCTTCCTCGACCATTGGAAGCCGTCGCTGGCGCTGTTCATCGAATCCGACCTGTGGCCGAACCTGATCCTCGCCGGTGCGGCGCGCCGGGTGCCGATGGTGCTGGTCAACGGGCGGATGTCGCCGCGTTCCTTCCCGCGCTGGCGGCGCATGCATGGCACCATCTCGGCGCTGTTGTCGCGCTTCGACATTTGTCTTGCACAATCGCAGACGGATGCTGAGCGTTTTGCCACGCTTGGCGGCCGCGACGTCCTCACGACGGGCAATCTCAAGCTCGACGTGCCGGCGCCGCCGGCCGATCCCGCCAGACTCGAACGGCTGATGGCTATGACGCGCGGGCGTCCCATCATCGTCGCGGCCTCGACCCATCCGGGCGAGGATGAGATGCTGATCGCGGCGCATCGCAGCCTCGCCGGTTTCTTCCCGCAACTCTTGACCGTGATCGTGCCGCGCCATCCGGATCGCGCCCCCTCGATCGCGGGCCTGATCACGGCCTCGGGCCTGAAGCCGGCGTTGCGCTCGCGCGAGGAACTGCCGACGGCGACGACCGACGTCTATGTTGCCGACACCATGGGCGAGCTCGGCCTGTTCTACCGCCTTTCGCCGATCGTCTTCATGGGCGGATCGCTGATCCATCACGGCGGCCAGAATCCGATCGAGGCGATCAAGCTCGGCGCCGCCATCGTCCACGGTCCGCACGTCTTCAATTTCACTGACGTCTACGAGGCGCTCGACAAAAGCGGCGGGGCGCGCCAGGCCGACACGCAGGAGGCGCTGGTCAAGCAGCTCGGCCAATTGCTGGCCGATCCGACCATGCGCGACAAGATGCAGCGCGCAGGCTCGGGCGTGGTCGAGCAGCTCGGCGGCGCGCTCGATCGCACCATGACCGCGCTCGAGCCCTATCTGTTGCAACTGCGGATCGAGATGGGGGCCGCCAATGCGTGAGCCGGCCTTCTGGTACCGGCCACGTTCCCCGCAGTCGTATCTCCTTAGTCCTCTGGGCGCGCTCTACGGCGCGATTACAGCGCGCCGCATGGCGCGCCAGGGCTTTGACGCCGGCATTCCCGTAATCTGCGTCGGCAACTACCATGTCGGCGGTGCCGGCAAGACGCCGACCGTGCTGGCGCTGACCAAGCTCCTGCGCGAGCTCGGTGAGACCCCGGTGGTGCTCAGCCGCGGCTATGGCGGAAGCCTGAAGGGGCCGGTGATGGTCGACCGGATGCGCCACACCGCTGCCGACGTCGGCGACGAGCCGCTGATGATGGCGCGCGAGGTCCCCGTCGCGGTCGCGCGCGATCGCCTCGACGGCGTCGCGCTGGCGAAGTCGCAAGGCGCTACCGTGATCCTGATGGACGATGGCTTCCAGAATCCGAGCCTGCTCAAGGACGCCTCGCTGATCGTGATCGACAGCGAGCGCGGCCTCGGCAACGGCATGGTGTTTCCCGCCGGTCCTCTTCGCGCGCCACTGCAAGCACAGCTCGCGCGCACCGATGCGCTGGTCCTGATCGGCGACGGGCGTGCCGCGAACGATGTCGCGGCCGAGCTTGCCAAGCGCGACAAGCCGGAGCTGCGCGCGCGGCTGCAGGCGGATGCGGCCTCGCTCGCGCAGCTCCTTGGCAAGCGGGTTTTCGCCTTCGCCGGCATCGGCGATCCCGAGCGCTTCTTCCGCAGCTTGCGCGCCAGCGGCGTCGATGTTGCGCGCATGCGTTCCTTCGCCGATCACCACATGTTCTCGGATGACGAGCTCGCCGCGCTCGCGGTGGAGGCCCAGCGCGAACAGCTCACGCTGGTGACCACGGAGAAGGATCTCGCGCGTTTGCGCGGCCGCGCGGGCGTGCCTGATAACATTGTGCCGTTCGCCGTCCAGCTCGAGTTCGACGATCCGGCAAAGCTGCGACAGTTGATCAGCGATCATCTGTACAAGGCGCGCGAGCGGCGGTTCAGCACGCGTTGATCTCGCGCGTTAAAGCATGATCCGGAAAGTGCGCAGCGGTTTTCCGAAAAGATCATGCTCAAACAACAACCTAAAGCGCGATGACGATTCATCCTAATCTCATCGCGCTTTAGGCAAGCGTCTCTGCCGTAGCCCATACGCCGAACGAACTTGCTTGCCAGCGGCAGCGGCAACGGCCTGGATCGCGGTGCAGCATTCAGTCATGCTCACCACGCCCCGATGGCGATCAATCCAATAATGGTCAGGCATGAAGCGCAGGCTACCATCACAGTATAGCATTCGGGTGTATTCATCGCTGCCTCCCAAGCTGCAATTTGCTTGGTCATCGCTACGCGGGAGAGATCGTGGTCTTGGGGCCGCTTCAATTCGGCATGCCGCAATCGGTCTTGCGCTGCGCGTCCGTCCTCTCATCGCCACCCTGATCCGCAGGCGGATAGTGCGCTTCGTGAGCTTCAGCGCGTTGGGCTGAGATCAGAAGCTGTTTCCGCATTTCAGCGAGGCGGGCGCGGCAATATTCACGATAGAGCATGTCGAATATGGTGGGCATGATTCACCCCCATCGCTTGACCCTGATTTACAGATATTCCACCGCGAATTTTCGAGGTGATCGTAGCCCGCCAGATGGCTCTTCGATATGAGCCCGTTCACAGACTGCGCCAATTCCAAAGCTCGATCGCTGTTTGGCTGACTTGATTGTCCGCGCGATAAAAAGAGCAGGGCTGATTACCTAACACGCAATATAGCAGCCCTTTGTTTCACCAAGACTTCGTCAAACAACTTAAGAGCGCTGATCTGCAACAAAGAATCCAACTACAGCGCGAAATGACAAACTACGGAGTGCAGGCACTGTTCGATGCAACGTCGGATCGGAACGATTGCGGGAGGGCGAGCCGCGCACAAGGCGCGGGAACGGCGGTTCAGCGCACGATGATTCCGTAGGCGGCAAGGCGACCTGTTCACGAGCTCAACTCGGAAAGCATGCCCGGGCGGTCAGCGTCACCGGGGACAGATTGAGAATCTCCGGAAACGTAAATGCATAACTCGCGCTTACCTCGTTGCCGCATGCTGACGTGGAAAAGGTGAATGTGTCCGCAGGGAGCGTGAGGCCGAACGCCTGCTGGGCAGCGTAGCTCGTTATGGCGCTGCTGCTTGGGCAGAGCGTGCTATTGACGGTTGCGCAACGCGCCGCCATTTCGCTCCCATGCTGGATCCCCAGCTGAGTCCAGAACAGCAGCCCGCATTCGATGATCCCAAATATGAACAGGAAGAATGCGGGAGCGGTCAGCGCAAATTCCAGCGCCGACGCGCCCTGATTGTCGTGCCATAGCGCCGTGAGTTTCACTGCAGCCTCGCAGTGGATT from Bradyrhizobium zhanjiangense includes these protein-coding regions:
- a CDS encoding glycosyltransferase family 2 protein, which gives rise to MTLGSDVSGMTTTAASAAAKGLSIVVPVYNEAAGLAALHQRICELAKTLRQRYRLACEVVYVDDGSADATLSIARSLPADAIGVQVVSLSRNFGKEAALMAGLDHARLGAVMFMDGDGQHPPALVEQLVQHWIEDGYDVVYTAKAHRDNEPFLRRLAVHGFYALINWGARQKIPEDAGDFRLLSPRAVAALRQLPERNRFFKGLASWIGFRQIRVDYEPAPRAHGVTTFNAARLLGLSIEGLTSFSVAPLRFASLLGAALAGIAFLFGLSILWEVFTTGKQVPGYPSLVVGLMTIGGVQLIMIGIVGEYIGKILSELKARPIYFVAEHSEKHFEADNADDASKRTAAE
- the hisG gene encoding ATP phosphoribosyltransferase, producing the protein MSAPFVLAVPSKGRLQENTEAFFARAGLKLSKAGGARDYRGTIAGLDNVEVAYLSASEIASQLSRGFAHLGVTGEDLVRENIADADKRVSLIEGLGFGYADVVVAVPQAWIDVRTMADLDDVTTGFREQHHMRMRVATKFINLTRAFFQSHGITDYRTVESAGATEGAPAAGSAELIVDITTTGATLAANGLRVLDDGVILRSQANLVASKEADWSPQARETARVILDHIAARARANKYREVRTRFRQCDAALLGEAHSRFGVEAPFGGPTSSGMLTLHCPPGQLYALASFLREHGAETVSVVSLDYVFDRENPLFAKLEAFLGR
- a CDS encoding ATP phosphoribosyltransferase regulatory subunit, with the protein product MTATATSNAAGSAAWADTLLLSFAQAGYVRAEPAILQPAEPFLDLSGEDIRKSLYLTTDLTGEELCLRPDLTIPVARDYLASARAGQAAGFSYLGPVFRYRSGQASEFLQAGIESFGRQDRAAADAEMLALALEATAAFGVGDVEIRTGDVALFNALLDALDLYPVWRRRLVKDFNRKISLEQDLERLAAAATATRSEYEGVLAALAGSDRKAALAFVTDLMSIAGTTNVGGRTTAEIADRFLEQSTLKGGALPREAITVLKRFLSIAGNPDDAIAELRALTTDAKLDLTAAIDQLESRVGFMAARGIDVKLTRFSTAFGRGLDYYTGFEFELHHRGNGAEPLVAGGRYDGLMTQLGSAQPIPAVGFSVWVDALTKIGRKVGA
- a CDS encoding 16S rRNA (uracil(1498)-N(3))-methyltransferase, whose product is MPSHDFRAPRLFVDAPLAQDARVLLDRDQSNYLGNVLRLAAGAEVLAFNGSDGEWQAAIEGRKRPDGLVILQQTRPQDRLPDLAYIFAPLKHARLDYMVQKAIEMGAATLQPVLTRFTQASRVNTERMRANVVEAAEQCGILSIAAVAEPVPLERYLSQRAAGRLLIFCDEAAEVESPIQSLQNAREADQGIDVLIGPEGGFAAEERALLLRQPKILRLALGPRIMRADTAAVAALALVQAVLGDWGGKTG
- the ubiA gene encoding 4-hydroxybenzoate octaprenyltransferase, encoding MSDTSARVADSTGNWVDTRAPQWARPYLRLSRFDRPIGSWLLLMPCWWSAALAAGIAHEVRGLPLTIILFFIGAFVMRGAGCTWNDITDRDLDDKVERTRSRPLPSGQVTTKQALVFMIAQALIGLLVLLQFNRFAVLTGIASLLIVAIYPFMKRITWWPQIVLGLAFSWGALMGFAVTFGRIDVTALVLYAGAISWVIGYDTIYAHQDAEDDALIGIKSTARLFGAHTHQALILFYGLAVMLIGVALASGDARWPAWLGLTAFAVHLAWQIVRLRIHDPELCLRLFKSNRDAGLLLFAGLLADAVMRAA
- a CDS encoding DUF6101 family protein, whose product is MRRQTATSGVTPAGSSRSLRLDPLSLPVRFDAHDPRADGHVRQIELHRERVVLRRAVRGMQMAINVRVSDFTGVALRGNDEAQALILVHRDPSLSVPLLVGADGDELTEAWAIWSEIFALPQLDEDARKPAPRRRRTNAIRARRPKFLMRRRTGIARELSVHRGEREIIARN